The Cyanobacteriota bacterium genomic sequence GTTGATGGACAGTTCTAGCCGATCGCCATCTAGGATTTTGATCTGGGGGTTGAGAAAGTCGTAGCGCTGAACCTGACGTTGCACCTGAGGTGGCCCAGGCAGGTCAATGGCAATGCCCCGCAGGCGATCGGCAAATCCCGGCGCTTGAATGGCTCGATTGATGTCATCCTGAGTCAGAATCAGGCGAACACCAGTTTGCAGAGGTTGCCCTAAACTGACCTGTCCCCGGCCTAAACTACTTGGATCGATGTTGACGTTTTCAGCCTCTAACTCTAGGGACGCAATCCGGAAGGCTTGAGTCAGCACCAATCCTTTACCTGAAATCAGTAAGCGATTGGCCTTGCCCTGAAGAATTTGATGCACAGGAGCATTGTCTACTCGCACTTGTAGTTGCTCAACAGACTGGAATTGAGAGCGAATAGCATTGGCGGCTACTTGGTCGATGATCAAACCTGCGGGCGATACCAAGCTAATCAGCCCTGATAACAGGATGGCAAAAAATTCCATAGGTCAAGGGGAATAGGGGTCAACAGGTTAAGGATGGGTATGGGATGGTGCTTGACGTGTTGCTTCCACAAAGCGGCTAACGCGAACGGGGTCGATCGCCTGTTCACGCTGCCCGTGTCGTTTTAGGGAACTGCTGACAATTACGCCGTCTGCCGCCTTGATCAGGATAGGAATATTATCCCAGTTGGCTCCGCTACCAATGAAAACGGGTTTACCGGCGGCGGCTTCGCGGGCAGTTTTCAGATCTTCTAGGGTGGGGGGGTCGCCTGTTGCCCAGCCAGACAGAATTACACCATCAGCAAGACCTCGTTCGATCGTGTCTTGCACAGCTAGGGACAGATTAGCAGCTCCGATGGGACTAGCGTGTTTTACCAACACATCGGCCAGAATCTTGACATCGCTACCCAATTCTCGCCGATAGCGCAACAGGTGATGGGCATTGCCCTCAATAATGCCTTGATCCGTGGCCATGACTCCAGTCAAGATATTGACGCGGATGAAGGTGGCTCCTGTGCAGGTTGCGATCGCCAGGGCACTAGTTGCATCGTTACGGAGAACGTTAATGCCGATCGGCAAGGTAACTAAATGCATCAAGCGCTGCACGACTACAGTCATAGCACTAACCACTGCTGGATCCACCCGATCCTTGCTAAAGGGAGCATCAAAAAAATTCTCTACAATGATGGCATCAACGCCACCAGAGGCTAGGGCAGTGGCTTCCTGTTCAGCCCGATCGATTACAGCCTTGAGGCTACCTCCCCAGCGGGGCGAAGTAGGTAATGGTAACAGGTGAACAACACCAATAATGGGAGTTGCAGTCTTAAACGTTGTCAGATTCACGGGTTCAGACGTTAGCAGTCGGCAGAGAACCTGAGATGCTGACAGAATCAGCGCAAAGGTTCACCATTGATAATATCCCTATTCTTGCCCGTTCATGCTGAGGTGAGGGTGTTCCCTGCCTGAAACACACGACCAATGACTTCTTCAATCGGCGGATCCGTTACGGTCAAATCCAGCACGTCTAAGTTGGCAAGAATTTGAGAAACTGTACGAGTTAGCACGTGACGCTGCACTACAAAGCGGGCCTCGCGACCGTCGATCGCCTGTACCTCGCCATAGGCTGCAAGCACATCCTGCGTGTGGCAGGTCGCAAACTCAACTTTTACCTCTCGGTAGGGGGCAAATTGGGCAACTAGACCATCTAGACTACCGTCATAGATTAGGCTACCACCATAGATCAGCAACACGCGATCGCACAGAGCCGTGATGTCCGCCATGTAGTGACTGGTCAAAATCACGGTGGCACCATAGCGCTGGTTGTAGTCTCGCAAAAAATCTCGGACACTCACCTGAGCGTTGACATCTAGTCCCAGAGTTGGCTCATCCAAAAACAGCACTTGGGGACGGTGCACCAGCGCTGCCAGCAGTTCAGCTTTCATGCGTTCCCCTAGGGAGAGTTTGCGCACAGGTTGGTGGAGTTTATCGGTGATGCCAAGCATTTCTGACAATTCCCCCACGCGATAGCGAAATTCTTTGTCGGGGATGTCGTAAACAGCAGCATTAATGTGTAGGGAATCGATCGCAGGCAAATCCCAAATCAACTGTTGCTTTTGACCCATAACCAGTGTGATTTGGTGTAAAAATTCTGGTTCTCGACGAAAGGGCACATGTCCAGTCACCATGACCTCACCAGCCGAGGGATGGATTAAGCCAGTCAGCATCTTCAGCGTTGTCGTTTTGCCTGCACCATTCGGCCCCAAGAAACCAACAATTTCCCCTGGCTGAATTTGAAATGATACCTGTTTCACTGCTTCCACATGGCGATAGGTGCGGCGGAAAAAGTGACCTAGGGTTCCCTTGAGTCCAGGTTGTTTGACTGCGACGGGATATACCTTCGTGAGGTCATTAACAGTAATGATAGCGGGGACATCGGTGGCGATCGTCGGACGATCAACCTGCCCTAATTCGCAAGGTTCTGTAGTCAACAGTAGTCACCTCACAGTAACGTCAAGTATCTGGGGCTATTACCCTTGTACATACTCTCTTGGATTATAGTGATGCCCCTAGGGTAGCTGTGGCTCAGGGTTGCAAGCTCAGGTGAGTGTGGCTTGTAGTGAGCGAACAAGCTGAGTGTGCAAGCTATGGCTAGCCTTATAGGCTATAAAGTGGGCGATCGGTAGCGTCCCTAGTAGGCTCATGTCGCCAACTAAGTCCAACAGTTTGTGGCGAGCAGGTTCATTGGCAAAGCGCAGGGGAGGGTTAATCCAGCCATCCGACCCACAGACCAAGGCATTGTCTAGACTGCCGCCTTTGATCAACCCAGCCGCCCGCAGTTGTTCAATCTGGTGTGCCAAGCCAAAGGTACGGGCTGGAGCTACTTCATCGGCAAAGCTAGCCACCTCTGGTGACCAACTGTGCCACTGATTACCAATCGCTGCTAGATCAAAATCAATCCCGTAGCTAAAGCGCAACTGTGGAGCAGGCAATGCAGCTACAAAGGCATCTCCATGGCGTAACCACACAGGCTCTGTCAGAGTAGGGCGCTGGCGTTCGGCTGGTTGAGTGGTGAGGCCAGCTTGGGCGATCGCGGCGGCCCAGGGTTGAGCTGACCCGTCTAGCAACGGCACTTCAGGGCCATCAATTTCAATGCGAGCATTGTCTACCCCCATACCCAACAAGGCCGATAGCAGGTGTTCCACTGTGCGAACAGCACTGCCATTAGCCGTCAGTTCTGTAGAGAGCATGGTTTGACCCACAGCAGCGATCGTAGCTGGAATCTGAGGTTGTGTAGGCAAATCAACCCGGACAAAATAGCGGCCTTCTCCAGATGCGGCTGGCAACACGCGCACGTGGGTTTCCGCTCCGGTGTGCAAGCCTATGCCCGTTTGCTCAATCGCAGTGGCTAGGGTGTGCTGATAGGGGCTAATTGCAGGCTGTGCAGGATCCGTTGCCGTGGGTTGAGACTGGGTTTCCAGCATAGAGTGGTTCCTCTGGGTTGTAACGAATTGTCAATGCTGTCCGAATGCTACCACTGTTTGCGTCACGGTGTGGCCCTCGGTAAAGAGGAACTACCTAGCATCAGCCAACGAGAGACCGATAGACAATGCCCTGGTCAAAAATCTGATTCCTGGTGCCAATGCCTTGAATCAACAGATAATCAGGATAGACGGCGATCGCAGCAAAGCTAAGGGTTTGGGCGGAATAGGCTGTCCAGGTAGAATGCCCAACTGGGCGCGTGCCAGCACCAGCACCACAGATGAGGTAAGTAGTGCCATCGATGGGCTGCGATCGTTCGTAGTGATGATCGTGCCCATTGATGTAAAGCTGAACACCATATTTACGGAACACAGGGGTCAGACGCTTGATTAGCCCCTCATTCAATCCATAGTGTCCAGAGGAATAGATTTGGTGATGCCCAAAGACAATCTTCCAGCGGGCTGTGCTTTGGCTGAGTTCGCGCTCTAGCCAAGGTTGTTGTGCTTCCCAGTCGGCGTTGGTGTTAGTGTCTAGGGCAAAAAACTGCACCGGATCACGGGCAAAGGTGTAGTAGCGCCCGGTCATATTAAAGCCGGGATAGCGCACTTGTGGATCCCCATTAGCAGTGCGGATATCGTGATTTCCTAGACAAGCTCGAAACTGCACGCCCTGATCTAGCAATGGCTTGTAGGGTTTTTCAAACACAGCATTGATTTTCTCAATTTCGCCGTTGTTGTAAATATTGTCCCCTGCCAAAATCACTAGATCAAAAGGATATTGCCGATGATAACGAGTCATGGCAGCCGCAACGCGATATTGCCCTGAGCCGCCAGTGCCTGTGTCAGCGACGGCAACAAATCGGAACATAGGTGATTCGGTAGCGGCGATCGTCTGTCCATCACTCGTTATAGAGCTTGATGACTCCTGGCTAGTTGTAAATATATTGTTGATATTGTTGACTTGGCTAGACCATGGGCTGCCTGTAAACCGATCAAGCCCAACCTTGTTGGCTACTAGTAAGCCCAGACTACCTAGACCACCTAGTATCAGAAATTGGCGACGATTAAGGCTCATCGGTTGTTGCTGGTCGTAATGGTTCATGGGTGATCACCAAAGTCAGATATAGAGCAGTCAGATGTGAAGCTGACGGGTCTATGCTATCTAATCGTCAATGGCTGGGGCTTTAGCCTAATTAGGCTGGGTTAATACGCATCAACACCTGTCCATATTCTACTGGCTGAGCGTTGTCTACAAGAATTTCAACAATTTCGCCAGCGACCTCGGCTTCTAACTCATTCATCAGCTTCATAGCCTCAATAATACAGACGGTCTGCCCTGGCCGAATGCGATCGCCCACGTTCACAAATGGTGGTTCATCGGGAGCAGGGGCGCGATAAAACGTACCCACCATCGGGGAGGTAATCTCTACCAGCTTTTTTTCCAGAGGGGAGGGCGTGGGCATTGCCGCTGGGGTAGGAGTAGCAGGAACTGTTGGTTCAGGAACTGCGATCGTCGGTGGCGGACTCACCACTTGTGTACTTGCAGGAATCTTTGCCCCTGGCTCTGGCGATGCCACAGTATCACGGCGAACAGTTAACTCAAAGTCATCAGACTTCAGCGTCAATTCTGCAATACTGGTTTGATCTATCGTGATCAAGAGTTCCCGCAATTCCTCAATGCTCAATGCCACAATCTATACGACCCCTGCTACTAGTGATAAATACCCAAGCCACTGGCTGGGCAACTTGCCGGATTAGTTCTCTCGACCTAGATAGGTATCAGACCGAGTGTCAATCCGAATCTTCTCGCCAACCGAGATAAAGAGCGGCACCATCACTTGAGCACCAGTCTCGACGATCGCAGGCTTAGTGCCACCAGTAGCCGTGTCTCCCTTGACCCCAGGGTCGGTCTGCACAACCTCCAGCACAACCGAGTTGGGCAATTCCACTTCGATTACCTGGGTACCCCAGCGCACCACGTTGACTTCCATGCCATCTTTCAAATACTTGACCCGATCGCCAATCTGATCTGCGGTCAGACGACCTTCTTCATAGGTGCTCATGTCCATGAACACATACTCATCACCGTCTTTATAGGTGTGTTGCATAACAGACTTTTCCAGAGTGGCTTGGGGCACCATTTCACCAGCTCGGAAGGTGCGCTCAACTACGTTACCTGTCTGAGCATTTTTGAGTTTAGTACGCACAAAGGCCGAGCCTTTTCCTGGCTTAACGTGGAGAAATTCCACAACTTTCCACACGCTGCCATCAAGTTCGATCGTGGTACCAGTACGAAAATCATTGCTAGAAATCATGGATGTTGACTGGGCGGAACAATCAGCACCTTATTTTACCCCTCTGTGGGACATGGGTGAACGTTAGTTTGTTGGTTTCGTCTGGCGTGACCCTGAAGGGGCGGCATCGAACCATGTAGACTTGACTAGCCCCTGGGGAAAGAAAATAGTTCCTAGGACAATCAACAGCCCAAACACCATCAAGCGCCCGTCGCGTAAAAACTGGGCCACGTATGGGGATAGTCCTGGTAAGTCGGCAGTTGCGCGTAGCACTTCAGGTAGAGCTGTAAGCACCATACCACCTAGTACTGCCCCCCAAAATGTGCGGGAGCCACCAATCAGCACAAACGTTAGGTGAATAATGCTGACATCAAAGGTGCCTTGACGAGCATTCCAGGTGTTTAAGAAGTGGGCACTAATGGCCCCAACCATGCCCGCTAGGATAGCTCCTAGGGTAAAGGCTAGCACTTTGTAATAGGTAGGATTAATCCCGATCGCGTCAGCAACTAGCTCATCTTCTCGGATAGCCAAAAAAGCTCTGCCTGTGCGGCTATGCTCTAGGCGATGAAAAAATATCATGCTCAAAACTAGCATGGGCAATACAATCCACAGATACTCGATCGCACTACTGAAGGGCTGGGGCACCGCAAAAATACCCACGGCTCCTCCGGTGATTTCCAAGTTTAGGGAGAGCACGCGCAAAATCTCTACGACAGCAATAGTGGCGATCGCCAGATAGATGCCCCGTAGTCTTAGGGTAGGAATGCCTACAACTAGCCCCAACAGACCAGATAGGCAACCCGCCACCACCATCTCTAGCAACAGTAGTGGTACCGGAAAACTACCCACTGGCGAGAAAACCTTAGTCGATAGCACAGCAGCGATGTAGCCTCCCAAGGCATAAAATCCAGGGCTAGCCAGTGACAATTGGCCGGCCATCAACGGCAGATAGAGAGACAAGCCCAGCATTGCCCCCAACAACATTGAGACAATCAGAAATCCATAGGTGGTGAGGAAAGTTGCCATGTATGCTGTTAACCAATGGACAAATCTAGATCAGAACTTGATTGTAAGCTGGGTTGCGGTAAGTAAATCCAGTGCTAACCCCGATCGTAGATGTTTAGATAAGGAAGCAATTATGAACAGACTGCAAAACCGTGCCGCTCTGCTGTTAGGAACCACTGCAATAACGGTGTTATTGCCGACGATTGCTCAAGCTCATACTGGGCAAGGGGCAGCCTCTGGTTTCTGGCATGGCGTTACCCATCCTATTGGAGGGCTAGATCACATTCTCGCCATGGTTGCCGTGGGCATTTGGGCATCACAAATTGGTGGCAAGGCACTGTGGATTGTTCCCCTCAGTTTTGTGGGTGTTATGGCTCTAAGCGGCATCGCAGGTATGGCAGGTGTTCCCTTGCCCCTAGTGGAGCAGGGTATTGTGCTTTCGGTCTTAGTGTTAGGGGTGCTTATCGCCGCAACGGCAAAATTCCCTCTGCCTGTCAGTGCAGCGATCGTTGGTCTGCTGGCAATTTTTCATGGCTATGCCCACGGAGCAGAAATGCCCGACAACACAACTGGTCTGCTGTATGGACTTGGGTTTGTCATCTCTACAGCCTTACTTCATGCCATTGGCATCGGGGCCGGATGGCTAGTCCAGCGGTTTACTAAGGAGCAGGTCATTCGCTATGTAGGCGGAGCGATCGCCCTCAGCAGCTTGTATCTTTGGTTTGCATAGGTCATCGTTCCCTAGGGACTGGGGGATGGTGGTGCTGTAGCTTCAGGTGGCAGTGTGGGGGGTGGAGACGGTGCTGAAGGCGGTGTTGACCCAACCGTGGGTGAACTGGGCGTAACTGTCGGCGTGGGCGCTATCGGCTGGGGAGTTGCAGTTGGGTTGCCCCCTGTGAGGGTAAAGACTACCGAAAAGGGGGTTTCCTGCAACGACGATACCGTGATCTGATAATTGCCAGCTCGTGCTGATGGCTGAGATTGCCAGCTTGCGGTGTTGCTAGCTAGGATAACGCCGATTGGATCCCGAACTTCAAGGGTCACCGTACCTTGAATAACCTGTACCGATAGAGACTGTCCTTCCGCTAGTGAGATGATGAACTGCTTACTGCGCTGCAAGCTCACTGTCCCACTCTTCTGAACCGTGGACTGATTAGGGCCAAATGTGACTGACTCGACAGCCGCATCCGTTGGTGTAGGTGTGGATGGAGATGTTGTGGGGGGAGTAGCCGCTACAGGAGGTGTTGCTGCTGGAGAAGGGACGATCGTTGGCGATGGCACTGGAGAAACGTTGGCATTGGGTGTAGGTGATAGACGCTGCTTGGCCTGATCCTTCAACAGGTTGCTAAGTACAATCCACGGTGCAATCGCTACCACTAACAACACACCACCTGCGATCGCCCATCCCAACCACGTGGGGGGCTGACCAACTGGTTTGGACGATGTTGATGCAGTTATGGTTTTAATCTGAGGCCGGGGCTTCACTGACGTAGGTTGCGGTGCTGGAGCAACTGGTTTTGTAACTTGGGTTCCCGGTGCAGCAGCAGATTCCACTAGCCCAGTCAGCGATCGTAGGGCCTGCAATACCTCGGTCGCTGACTCATAGCGATTGTGGGGGCGGGGGTTCATCATCCGATTTAACACTTGCACTAGCCGCGGACTTAGGGCTGGTACCCACTGTTGCCAATGCCATGTCATCGTAGTTTCATCCAGCAGATCTT encodes the following:
- a CDS encoding DUF2993 domain-containing protein, coding for MEFFAILLSGLISLVSPAGLIIDQVAANAIRSQFQSVEQLQVRVDNAPVHQILQGKANRLLISGKGLVLTQAFRIASLELEAENVNIDPSSLGRGQVSLGQPLQTGVRLILTQDDINRAIQAPGFADRLRGIAIDLPGPPQVQRQVQRYDFLNPQIKILDGDRLELSIN
- a CDS encoding BtpA/SgcQ family protein, which translates into the protein MNLTTFKTATPIIGVVHLLPLPTSPRWGGSLKAVIDRAEQEATALASGGVDAIIVENFFDAPFSKDRVDPAVVSAMTVVVQRLMHLVTLPIGINVLRNDATSALAIATCTGATFIRVNILTGVMATDQGIIEGNAHHLLRYRRELGSDVKILADVLVKHASPIGAANLSLAVQDTIERGLADGVILSGWATGDPPTLEDLKTAREAAAGKPVFIGSGANWDNIPILIKAADGVIVSSSLKRHGQREQAIDPVRVSRFVEATRQAPSHTHP
- a CDS encoding ATP-binding cassette domain-containing protein, whose protein sequence is MATDVPAIITVNDLTKVYPVAVKQPGLKGTLGHFFRRTYRHVEAVKQVSFQIQPGEIVGFLGPNGAGKTTTLKMLTGLIHPSAGEVMVTGHVPFRREPEFLHQITLVMGQKQQLIWDLPAIDSLHINAAVYDIPDKEFRYRVGELSEMLGITDKLHQPVRKLSLGERMKAELLAALVHRPQVLFLDEPTLGLDVNAQVSVRDFLRDYNQRYGATVILTSHYMADITALCDRVLLIYGGSLIYDGSLDGLVAQFAPYREVKVEFATCHTQDVLAAYGEVQAIDGREARFVVQRHVLTRTVSQILANLDVLDLTVTDPPIEEVIGRVFQAGNTLTSA
- the lpxC gene encoding UDP-3-O-acyl-N-acetylglucosamine deacetylase; amino-acid sequence: MLETQSQPTATDPAQPAISPYQHTLATAIEQTGIGLHTGAETHVRVLPAASGEGRYFVRVDLPTQPQIPATIAAVGQTMLSTELTANGSAVRTVEHLLSALLGMGVDNARIEIDGPEVPLLDGSAQPWAAAIAQAGLTTQPAERQRPTLTEPVWLRHGDAFVAALPAPQLRFSYGIDFDLAAIGNQWHSWSPEVASFADEVAPARTFGLAHQIEQLRAAGLIKGGSLDNALVCGSDGWINPPLRFANEPARHKLLDLVGDMSLLGTLPIAHFIAYKASHSLHTQLVRSLQATLT
- a CDS encoding metallophosphoesterase, whose protein sequence is MSLNRRQFLILGGLGSLGLLVANKVGLDRFTGSPWSSQVNNINNIFTTSQESSSSITSDGQTIAATESPMFRFVAVADTGTGGSGQYRVAAAMTRYHRQYPFDLVILAGDNIYNNGEIEKINAVFEKPYKPLLDQGVQFRACLGNHDIRTANGDPQVRYPGFNMTGRYYTFARDPVQFFALDTNTNADWEAQQPWLERELSQSTARWKIVFGHHQIYSSGHYGLNEGLIKRLTPVFRKYGVQLYINGHDHHYERSQPIDGTTYLICGAGAGTRPVGHSTWTAYSAQTLSFAAIAVYPDYLLIQGIGTRNQIFDQGIVYRSLVG
- the accB gene encoding acetyl-CoA carboxylase biotin carboxyl carrier protein, with the protein product MALSIEELRELLITIDQTSIAELTLKSDDFELTVRRDTVASPEPGAKIPASTQVVSPPPTIAVPEPTVPATPTPAAMPTPSPLEKKLVEITSPMVGTFYRAPAPDEPPFVNVGDRIRPGQTVCIIEAMKLMNELEAEVAGEIVEILVDNAQPVEYGQVLMRINPA
- the efp gene encoding elongation factor P, with product MISSNDFRTGTTIELDGSVWKVVEFLHVKPGKGSAFVRTKLKNAQTGNVVERTFRAGEMVPQATLEKSVMQHTYKDGDEYVFMDMSTYEEGRLTADQIGDRVKYLKDGMEVNVVRWGTQVIEVELPNSVVLEVVQTDPGVKGDTATGGTKPAIVETGAQVMVPLFISVGEKIRIDTRSDTYLGREN
- a CDS encoding branched-chain amino acid ABC transporter permease, coding for MATFLTTYGFLIVSMLLGAMLGLSLYLPLMAGQLSLASPGFYALGGYIAAVLSTKVFSPVGSFPVPLLLLEMVVAGCLSGLLGLVVGIPTLRLRGIYLAIATIAVVEILRVLSLNLEITGGAVGIFAVPQPFSSAIEYLWIVLPMLVLSMIFFHRLEHSRTGRAFLAIREDELVADAIGINPTYYKVLAFTLGAILAGMVGAISAHFLNTWNARQGTFDVSIIHLTFVLIGGSRTFWGAVLGGMVLTALPEVLRATADLPGLSPYVAQFLRDGRLMVFGLLIVLGTIFFPQGLVKSTWFDAAPSGSRQTKPTN
- a CDS encoding HupE/UreJ family protein; this translates as MNRLQNRAALLLGTTAITVLLPTIAQAHTGQGAASGFWHGVTHPIGGLDHILAMVAVGIWASQIGGKALWIVPLSFVGVMALSGIAGMAGVPLPLVEQGIVLSVLVLGVLIAATAKFPLPVSAAIVGLLAIFHGYAHGAEMPDNTTGLLYGLGFVISTALLHAIGIGAGWLVQRFTKEQVIRYVGGAIALSSLYLWFA
- a CDS encoding protein kinase, whose translation is MMQPPIPSGTILKSRYRLDRVLGQGGFGRTYLAEDQGRFNERCVVKEYIPVQGSDYSLQKSKELFQREAAVLYQIEHPQIPKFREMFEQGRRLFFVQDFIDGRTYRSLLEERLAAGMTFSEAEVMHLMEQVLPVLAYIHSKGIVHRDISPDNLILREGDRLPVLIDFGVVKEVAGQLHASEVTQQGTTVGKLGYSPSEQLQTGKVYPNSDLYALAVTVVVLLTGKQPQDLLDETTMTWHWQQWVPALSPRLVQVLNRMMNPRPHNRYESATEVLQALRSLTGLVESAAAPGTQVTKPVAPAPQPTSVKPRPQIKTITASTSSKPVGQPPTWLGWAIAGGVLLVVAIAPWIVLSNLLKDQAKQRLSPTPNANVSPVPSPTIVPSPAATPPVAATPPTTSPSTPTPTDAAVESVTFGPNQSTVQKSGTVSLQRSKQFIISLAEGQSLSVQVIQGTVTLEVRDPIGVILASNTASWQSQPSARAGNYQITVSSLQETPFSVVFTLTGGNPTATPQPIAPTPTVTPSSPTVGSTPPSAPSPPPTLPPEATAPPSPSP